The following are encoded in a window of Callithrix jacchus isolate 240 chromosome 9, calJac240_pri, whole genome shotgun sequence genomic DNA:
- the AGAP2 gene encoding arf-GAP with GTPase, ANK repeat and PH domain-containing protein 2 isoform X2 produces MSRGAGALQRRTTTYLISLTLVKLESVPPPPPSPSAAAIGAAGARGSETGDPGSPRGADEPGKKRHERLFHRQDALWISTSSAGTGGAEPPTLSPAPASPARPVSPAPGRRLSLWAAPPGPPLSGGLSPDPKPGGAPTSSRRPLLSSPSWGGPEPEGRAGGGVPGSSSPHPGTGSRRLKVAPPPPAPKPCKTVTTSGAKAGGGKGAGSRLSWPESEGKPRVKGSKSSAGTGASVSAAATAIAAGGGDATAATSGGVGAGAGARGKLSPRKGKSKTLDNSDLHPGPPACSPPLALPPTPTTAAAVTAASAQPSGPAPPITLEPPAPGLKRGREGGRASTRDRKMLKFISGIFTKSTGGPPGSGPLPGPPSLSSGSGSRELLGAELRASPKAVVNSQEWTLSRSIPELRLGVLGDARSGKSSLIHRFLTGSYQVLEKTESEQYKKEMLVDGQTHLVLIREEAGAPDAKFSGWADAVIFVFSLEDENSFQAVSRLHGQLSSLRGEGRGGLALALVGTQDRISASSPRVVGDARARALCADMKRCSYYETCATYGLNVDRVFQEVAQKVVTLRKQQQLLAACKSLPSSPSHSAASTPVAGQASNGGHTSDYSSSLPSSPNVGHRELRAEAAAVAGLSTPGSLHRAAKRRTSLFANRRGSDSEKRSLDSRGETTGSGRAIPIKQSFLLKRSGNSLNKEWKKKYVTLSSNGFLLYHPSINDYIHSTHGKEMDLLRTTVKVPGKRPPRAISAFGPSASINGLVKDMSTVQMGEGPEATTPTPSPSPSPSSLQPPPDQTSKHLLKPDRNLARALSTDCTPSGDLSPLSREPPPSPMVKKQRRKKLTTPSKTEGSAGQAEEENFEFLIVSSTGQTWHFEAASFEERDAWVQAIESQILASLQCCESSKVKLRTDSQSEAVAIQAIRNAKGNSICVDCGAPNPTWASLNLGALICIECSGIHRNLGTHLSRVRSLDLDDWPRELTLVLTAIGNDMANRVWESDTRGRAKPTRDSSREERESWIRAKYEQLLFLAPLSTTEEPLGRQLWAAVQAQDVATVLLLLAHARHGPLDTSVEDPQLRSPLHLAAELAHVVITQLLLWYGADVAARDAQGRTALFYARQAGSQLCADILLQHGCPGEGGSAATTPSAATTPSITATPSPRRRSSAASMGRADAPVALV; encoded by the exons ATGAGCCGGGGCGCGGGCGCGCTTCAGCGCCGGACAACGACCTACCTCATCTCGCTGACCCTGGTCAAGCTCGAGTCGGTGCCTCCGCCGCCGCCTTCTCCGTCTGCGGCCGCAATCGGCGCTGCCGGTGCCAGAGGCTCCGAGACTGGGGATCCTGGTAGCCCCAGAGGCGCTGACGAGCCGGGCAAGAAGCGGCACGAACGTCTCTTCCACCGGCAGGATGCGCTGTGGATCAGCACGAGCAGCGCGGGCACCGGGGGCGCGGAGCCCCCAACCCTGTCCCCGGCTCCGGCCAGTCCGGCCCGCCCAGTCTCTCCCGCTCCAGGCCGCCGCCTCTCCCTCTGGGCCGCCCCTCCCGGACCCCCGCTCTCTGGGGGGCTGAGCCCCGACCCCAAGCCTGGGGGCGCCCCCACCTCCTCCCGGCGCCCCCTACTCAGCAGCCCGAGCTGGGGCGGCCCGGAGCCCGAAGGCCGGGCGGGCGGCGGCGTCCCTGGCTCATCCTCTCCGCACCCTGGCACCGGCAGCCGGAGGCTCAAGGTGGCGCCTCCTCCGCCGGCTCCCAAGCCTTGCAAGACCGTGACCACGAGTGGAGCCAAAGCCGGCGGGGGCAAGGGCGCGGGTAGCCGCCTGTCATGGCCCGAAAGCGAGGGCAAGCCCAGGGTCAAGGGGTCAAAGAGCAGCGCCGGGACTGGAGCTTCTGTCTCAGCCGCCGCCACCGCCATCGCCGCCGGGGGAGGGGACGCTACAGCTGCGACCTCTGGTGGGGTCGGGGCTGGGGCCGGAGCCCGAGGGAAGCTGTCCCCTCGGAAAGGCAAGAGTAAGACCTTGGACAACAGTGACTTGCATCCGGGACCGCCTGCCTGCTCTCCTCCGCTAGCCCTCCCACCAACTCCGACAACAGCCGCTGCTGTCACTGCCGCTTCCGCGCAGCCCTCCGGGCCTGCACCGCCAATCACTCTGGAGCCTCCAGCTCCCGGGCTGAAACGGGGCCGGGAGGGGGGCCGAGCATCCACTCGGGACCGCAAGATGCTCAAGTTTATCAGCGGCATCTTCACCAAGAGCACAGGAGGGCCTCCTGGCTCCGGGCCCCTTCCGGGACCCCCCAGCCTGTCTTCTGGCAGCGGGTCCAGGGAGCTGCTGGGAGCCGAGCTCCGCGCCTCCCCTA AGGCCGTGGTCAATAGCCAGGAATGGACTTTGAGCCGCTCCATTCCTGAACTGCGTCTG GGTGTGCTGGGCGACGCCAGGAGTGGGAAGTCATCGCTCATCCACCGATTCCTGACCGGTTCATACCAGGTGCTGGAGAAGACAGAGA GTGAGCAGTACAAGAAAGAGATGTTGGTGGATGGGCAGACACATCTGGTGCTAATCCGAGAGGAAGCTGGGGCACCTGATGCCAAG TTCTCAGGCTGGGCAGATGCTGTGATCTTCGTCTTCAGCCTGGAGGATGAGAACAGTTTCCAGGCTGTGAGCCGTCTCCATGGGCAGCTGAGTTCCCTTCGCGGGGAGGGACGAGGAGGCCTGGCCTTGGCACTGGTGGGGACACAAG ACAGGATCAGTGCCTCCTCCCCTCGGGTGGTGGGAGATGCTCGTGCCAGAGCTCTGTGTGCGGACATGAAACGCTGCAGCTACTATGAGACTTGTGCCACCTATGGGCTCAATGTGGATCGGGTCTTCCAGGAGG TGGCCCAGAAGGTGGTGACCTTGCGCAAACAGCAACAGCTTCTGGCTGCCTGCAAGTCCCTGCCCAGCTCCCCGAGCCACTCAGCTGCATCCACTCCAGTAGCTGGCCAG GCTAGTAATGGGGGCCACACGAGCGACTACTCTTCTTCCCTCCCGTCCTCACCAAATGTTGGTCACCGGGAGCTCCGAGCCGAGGCAGCTGCAGTGGCTGGATTGAGTACCCCAGGGTCCCTGCACCGGGCAGCCAAACGCAGGACCAGCCTTTTTGCG AATCGCCGGGGTAGTGACTCGGAGAAACGGAGCTTGGATAGTCGGGGCGAGACAACAGGGAGTGGACGAGCCATCCCCATCAAGCAG AGCTTCCTACTAAAACGAAGTGGCAATTCCTTGAACAAAGAATGGAAGAAGAAATATGTGACCCTGTCTAGTAATGGCTTCCTACTCTACCACCCCAGCATTAAC GATTACATCCATAGTACCCACGGCAAGGAGATGGACTTGCTGCGAACAACAGTCAAAGTCCCAGGCAAGCGGCCCCCAAGGGCCATCTCTGCCTTCGGCCCCTCAGCCAGCATCAATGGGCTGGTCAAGGACATGAGCACTGTCCAGATGGGTGAAGGCCCTG AAGCCACTACTCCCACaccaagccccagccccagccccagttcCCTGCAGCCACCACCAGACCAGACATCCAAGCACCTGCTGAAGCCAGACCGGAATTTGGCCCGAGCCCTCAGCACGG ATTGTACCCCATCAGGAGACCTGAGCCCCCTGAGTCGGGAACCCCCTCCTTCTCCCATGGTGAAAaagcaaaggaggaaaaaattGACAACACCATCCAAGACCGAAGGCTCGGCTGGGCAGGCTGAAG AGGAAAACTTTGAGTTCCTGATCGTGTCCAGCACGGGTCAGACGTGGCACTTCGAGGCAGCCAGTTTTGAGGAGCGGGATGCCTGGGTACAGGCCATCGAGAGTCAGATCCTAGCCAGTCTGCAATGCTGTGAAAGCAGCAAGGTCAAG CTGCGAACCGACAGCCAAAGCGAAGCCGTGGCCATCCAGGCGATCCGGAACGCCAAGGGGAATTCAATCTGCGTGGACTGCGGGGCCCCCA ACCCCACGTGGGCCAGCTTGAACCTGGGCGCGCTCATCTGCATCGAGTGTTCTGGCATCCACCGCAACCTGGGCACACACCTGTCCCGCGTCCGCTCGCTGGACTTGGACGACTGGCCGCGGGAGCTGACCCTGGTGCTGACGGCCATTGGCAACGACATGGCCAACCGCGTGTGGGAGAGCGACACGCGGGGCCGTGCCAAGCCCACGCGGGACTCTTCGCG GGAGGAGCGCGAGTCGTGGATTCGCGCCAAGTACGAGCAGCTGCTGTTCCTGGCGCCGCTGAGCACCACGGAGGAGCCGCTCGGCCGCCAGCTGTGGGCCGCCGTGCAGGCCCAGGACGTGGCTACTGTTCTCCTGCTTCTGGCCCATGCGCGACACGGGCCGCTCGACACCAGCGTAGAGGACCCGCAGCTGCGCTCCCCACTCCACCTGGCGGCCGAGCTCGCCCACGTCGTCATCACGCAACTGCTGCTGTGG TACGGCGCGGACGTGGCGGCTCGTGACGCCCAGGGCCGCACGGCGCTGTTCTACGCCCGCCAGGCTGGAAGCCAGCTGTGCGCCGACATCCTTCTCCAGCACGGCTGCCCGGGTGAAGGAGGCAGCgcggccaccacgcccagcgcggccaccacgcccagcatcaCCGCCACGCCCAGCCCCCGCCGCCGGAGCAGCGCCGCCAGCATGGGCCGCGCCGACGCCCCGGTTGCGCTGGTATAG